A single window of Deinococcota bacterium DNA harbors:
- a CDS encoding Ig domain-containing protein, which produces MKIRGNLTLLVVLVAAFLAACNGGTSAPPGSGDFQLSLTPASLSVARGAVATTTVTLERSGGFTGAVSVSLHNPPAGISAAPLTIPADAVSAELTLSAASSAASGPASLTVQGSSGNVSRMASLALTVGEGGGNNGGNNGSGERPIIHAFAADPATIAPGQASTLSWSVTGATGLVIDQGVGAVTGSSTAVSPAQTTEYTLTATNAAGSVSAKATVRVTADGGGGGAISTFFLPFVQMGDTIYNTEAPKVAVDAAGGVHVAHDFASASDDHPMFYGYCPGDCTEASRFTLVALGARESAFEVNLVLDPQGRPRMLWDVYQAFRYAECNANCTDASAWTLTTIPTGQDLTETSKRLLALDAQGRPRFVYTYKNSHIEAENGTFYVYCDASCTDGANWRRLRLSPYVLQRPMLALTPAGQPRLAFYDYYEVNGQDVPFVGYLECNAGCDNAAGWTETPLFALEPTVGTFAMKLDAAGRPRMVLYTGDLDAERGLAGKALYYIWCNTSCSNGDNWDGYQLGFGQDQGMDVDLALDGQNRPRLVFDGAGTGGVYAWCSADCEASGSSWQSLVFDSGGEVDKSWPVDPSTGCAFAGWTLVDYLLALDSAGNPRIGYEASHTEFCGGSVRTNYRLARYAQFNQP; this is translated from the coding sequence ATGAAAATAAGAGGCAACTTGACCCTGCTCGTGGTGCTGGTGGCGGCGTTTCTCGCCGCCTGCAACGGCGGCACCTCCGCGCCGCCGGGCAGTGGCGACTTCCAGCTTTCCCTCACGCCCGCCAGCTTGAGCGTCGCTAGGGGCGCCGTCGCCACCACCACGGTCACGCTCGAGCGCTCGGGTGGCTTCACCGGCGCCGTGAGCGTCTCGCTGCACAATCCTCCTGCTGGCATCAGCGCCGCGCCCCTGACGATTCCCGCCGACGCGGTGAGCGCCGAGCTGACGCTCAGCGCCGCGAGCAGCGCCGCCAGCGGCCCCGCTTCACTGACGGTCCAGGGCTCGAGCGGCAACGTGAGCCGGATGGCCTCGCTCGCTTTGACGGTCGGTGAGGGCGGCGGCAATAACGGCGGCAATAACGGCAGTGGTGAGCGGCCGATCATCCACGCCTTCGCTGCCGACCCGGCGACCATCGCTCCCGGCCAGGCGAGCACGCTTTCCTGGAGCGTAACGGGCGCGACCGGCCTCGTCATAGATCAGGGCGTGGGCGCGGTGACGGGCTCGAGCACAGCGGTATCGCCTGCCCAGACCACGGAGTACACCCTCACCGCCACCAACGCGGCGGGCTCGGTGAGCGCCAAGGCCACGGTGAGGGTCACGGCTGACGGCGGCGGGGGCGGTGCCATCAGCACCTTCTTTCTCCCCTTCGTCCAGATGGGCGACACCATCTACAACACCGAGGCGCCGAAGGTCGCCGTGGACGCCGCGGGCGGCGTTCACGTGGCGCACGACTTTGCCAGCGCCTCAGACGATCACCCGATGTTCTACGGCTACTGCCCCGGAGACTGCACCGAGGCGAGCAGGTTCACGCTGGTCGCGCTCGGCGCCAGAGAATCCGCTTTCGAGGTGAACCTCGTCCTCGACCCTCAGGGCCGGCCCAGGATGCTTTGGGACGTCTATCAGGCCTTTCGCTACGCCGAGTGCAATGCCAACTGCACCGACGCCTCGGCGTGGACGCTGACCACCATCCCGACGGGCCAGGACCTCACCGAGACGAGCAAGCGCCTCCTCGCGCTCGACGCACAAGGGCGACCCCGCTTTGTCTACACCTACAAGAACTCGCATATCGAAGCAGAGAACGGCACCTTCTACGTCTACTGCGACGCCTCCTGCACGGACGGCGCCAACTGGCGCAGGCTGCGGCTCAGCCCCTACGTCCTCCAGCGCCCGATGCTGGCCCTGACGCCCGCGGGCCAGCCCCGCCTCGCCTTCTACGACTACTACGAGGTCAACGGGCAAGACGTGCCGTTCGTGGGTTACCTCGAGTGCAACGCCGGCTGCGACAACGCGGCTGGCTGGACGGAGACGCCCCTGTTCGCCCTCGAGCCGACGGTCGGCACCTTTGCCATGAAGCTCGACGCGGCGGGCCGCCCTCGCATGGTCCTCTACACGGGCGACCTGGACGCGGAGCGGGGGCTGGCAGGAAAGGCGCTCTACTACATCTGGTGCAACACGTCTTGCAGCAACGGCGACAACTGGGACGGCTACCAGCTGGGCTTTGGGCAAGACCAGGGCATGGACGTGGACCTGGCGCTCGACGGCCAGAACCGGCCGCGCCTGGTCTTCGACGGTGCGGGAACGGGTGGGGTCTACGCCTGGTGCAGCGCTGACTGCGAGGCATCGGGGTCGTCCTGGCAGAGCCTGGTCTTCGACTCGGGCGGTGAGGTCGACAAGAGCTGGCCGGTCGACCCCAGCACCGGCTGTGCGTTTGCCGGCTGGACGCTCGTCGACTACCTGCTGGCCCTCGATAGCGCCGGCAATCCGCGCATCGGCTACGAGGCCAGTCACACCGAGTTCTGTGGCGGCAGCGTGAGGACCAACTACCGGCTGGCGCGCTACGCCCAGTTCAACCAACCCTAG
- a CDS encoding S8 family serine peptidase, with the protein MRKFASFYLALSLLLTACPGPGGGEPPPDFSLELSPPSLAVARGGSAAVTVVLSRTGGFGSDVAVSLASPPAGVSAPPVIVAGGSASATLTLTAGEGAAPGQHSLTVVGSSGGLSDSATLSLTVEAAGATSISGTVGVAGTGSSSLVRALANLSRATGAEVSAESAFVPGEVIVRFGSLSAQSLSSLSVNGLELQRVRPLAFASAQLYRTTGLDEEETLELVRALNARDDVLYAQPNYLWRPFKTPNDEFYPLQWHYPAINLPAAWDVTTGVGTGAGTVVAVLDSGILYREGAAASHPDLAGKVLPGYDFISDPKNAADGDGRDADPYDPGPAALTGYHGSHVAGTIAAATDNGLGGAGVDWSARILPVRVLGLEGGTTVDIMEGLLWAAGLGVAGVPENANPAAVLNLSLGGPGRCGAFEQEAFNQVLARGAVVVVAAGNENADAGGFYPANCSGVVTVGATDYLGQRAHYSNYGERIDVMAPGGDVRVDLSGDGFPDGVLSLGFDDSSGEFGYSFSQGTSMAAPHVAGVAALMKGLEPTLTAAEILSVLKVMARPLTGNACAGHPPAFCGAGLIDAHAAVTAVSSGPPPAEGLVFNPDPLDFAASSEELALTLTNRSGSSLGWEIVGYEPAAGNPGDVLDGVLYLGEGAPASGSLPAGGSVSTVVGVDRSQAAADGSYRLDLVVGTGAEEFRLPVLFRKGSAPPAGPLGPMVVVAFQEAGGDFVLTGFQGSQGVITSYTLAVPPGEHYVVAWSDENDNDEIDAGDYYGEYPETVAAVPGQGVSDIDFAISRLVSAPSSGLSFDLSFDPSFDRGWLERLKRQ; encoded by the coding sequence ATGCGCAAGTTTGCAAGTTTTTACCTCGCCCTGAGCCTCCTCCTCACCGCCTGCCCCGGCCCCGGCGGCGGTGAGCCTCCGCCCGACTTCAGCCTCGAGCTTTCGCCCCCCAGCCTCGCCGTGGCTCGGGGGGGCAGCGCCGCGGTGACGGTCGTCCTGAGCCGGACGGGCGGCTTCGGCAGCGACGTCGCCGTATCGCTGGCGTCGCCGCCGGCGGGCGTCAGCGCCCCTCCGGTCATCGTCGCCGGGGGGTCGGCGAGCGCCACCCTGACGCTCACGGCCGGCGAGGGCGCGGCGCCCGGCCAGCACAGCCTCACGGTCGTCGGCAGTAGCGGCGGTCTCAGCGACAGCGCGACGCTCAGCCTCACGGTCGAGGCGGCCGGCGCGACGAGCATCTCCGGCACCGTCGGCGTCGCCGGGACTGGGAGCTCGAGCCTCGTCAGGGCGCTGGCGAACCTCAGCCGGGCGACCGGCGCCGAGGTGAGCGCCGAGTCGGCCTTCGTGCCCGGCGAGGTCATCGTCAGGTTCGGGTCGCTCAGCGCGCAGTCGCTCTCTAGCCTCAGCGTGAACGGGCTCGAACTCCAGCGCGTCCGCCCGCTGGCCTTCGCCTCGGCGCAGCTCTACCGGACCACGGGCCTGGACGAGGAGGAGACGCTCGAGCTGGTCCGCGCGCTGAACGCCCGCGACGACGTGCTCTACGCCCAGCCCAACTATCTGTGGCGGCCCTTCAAGACCCCTAACGACGAGTTCTATCCCCTCCAGTGGCACTACCCCGCCATCAATCTGCCCGCCGCCTGGGACGTCACTACGGGTGTGGGGACGGGCGCGGGGACGGTCGTGGCCGTGCTCGACTCGGGCATCCTCTACCGGGAGGGCGCCGCCGCCTCGCACCCCGATCTGGCCGGCAAGGTGCTGCCGGGCTACGACTTCATCTCGGACCCCAAGAACGCCGCCGACGGCGACGGGCGCGACGCCGACCCTTACGACCCTGGTCCCGCCGCGTTGACCGGCTATCACGGCAGCCACGTGGCGGGGACGATCGCCGCCGCGACGGACAACGGGCTTGGCGGTGCCGGGGTGGACTGGAGCGCTCGGATTCTGCCGGTGCGGGTGCTGGGTTTGGAGGGCGGCACCACCGTGGACATCATGGAAGGCCTGCTCTGGGCGGCGGGCCTCGGGGTCGCCGGGGTGCCGGAGAACGCCAACCCCGCCGCCGTCCTCAACTTGAGCCTCGGGGGACCGGGCCGCTGCGGCGCCTTTGAGCAGGAGGCCTTCAACCAGGTCCTGGCGCGCGGAGCCGTGGTCGTGGTCGCCGCCGGCAACGAGAATGCCGACGCGGGGGGCTTCTATCCGGCCAACTGCAGCGGCGTCGTCACCGTGGGCGCCACCGACTACCTGGGGCAGCGCGCCCACTACAGCAACTACGGCGAGCGCATCGACGTCATGGCGCCGGGCGGCGACGTGCGGGTGGACCTGAGCGGCGACGGTTTTCCCGATGGCGTCCTCAGCCTCGGCTTCGATGACAGCAGCGGGGAGTTCGGCTACAGCTTCAGCCAGGGCACCTCGATGGCCGCGCCGCACGTGGCCGGCGTGGCGGCGCTCATGAAGGGCCTCGAGCCCACGCTCACCGCCGCCGAGATCCTGAGCGTCCTCAAGGTGATGGCCCGGCCCCTGACCGGCAACGCCTGCGCGGGCCATCCTCCGGCGTTTTGTGGCGCCGGCCTGATCGACGCGCACGCGGCCGTCACGGCGGTGAGCAGCGGACCGCCGCCCGCGGAGGGGCTCGTCTTCAACCCCGACCCGCTGGACTTTGCCGCCTCCTCGGAGGAGCTCGCCCTGACCCTCACCAACCGCAGCGGCTCGAGCCTCGGCTGGGAGATCGTCGGTTACGAGCCCGCTGCCGGCAACCCCGGTGACGTTCTAGACGGGGTCCTCTACCTAGGCGAGGGGGCGCCGGCGAGCGGCAGCCTCCCCGCGGGCGGCAGCGTCAGCACTGTCGTCGGCGTGGACCGCTCACAGGCGGCCGCGGACGGCTCCTACCGCCTCGACTTGGTGGTTGGGACCGGCGCCGAGGAGTTCCGCCTGCCCGTCCTCTTCCGCAAGGGGAGCGCGCCGCCGGCAGGTCCGCTGGGGCCGATGGTGGTGGTGGCTTTCCAGGAGGCCGGGGGAGACTTCGTCCTGACCGGCTTCCAGGGGAGCCAGGGCGTCATCACCAGCTATACCCTGGCGGTGCCGCCCGGCGAGCACTACGTGGTGGCCTGGTCCGACGAGAACGACAACGATGAGATCGACGCGGGCGACTACTACGGCGAATACCCGGAGACTGTCGCCGCGGTTCCCGGCCAGGGCGTGAGCGACATCGACTTTGCGATCAGCCGGCTGGTGAGCGCGCCGAGCAGCGGGCTGAGCTTCGACCTGAGCTTCGACCCGAGCTTCGACAGGGGCTGGCTCGAGCGCCTGAAAAGGCAGTGA
- a CDS encoding transcriptional regulator, with translation MTTWQLRVLGEVCLEGEGKRLALERKTAALLTYLALEGQASRSRLAGLFWPDRPEDKARGNLRQCLHRLRADTAEQLVTGGDVLQLGAAVQADAARFKVLMFSGANREALALFGELLAPFDYDDLPDFADWLFAERETLLKLRREALSGEMSRLESQGDVQGALGLAAALVAQDPVSEEAQRQLMRLHYLSGDRAAALAAFARCRELLRRELGVEPLPETLRLADEIAAGGLLPKPVAGARRPIPLAIQRPPVLAGREEDWERLEEAWDAGQFIFIAGEAGLGKTRLAHDFAASKGPYLRFSGRPGDAAVPYAANARAWRQILAARPELGLEPWLRVELSRLLPELEQGEAPPPLASETDKLRFFDAQGELLLLGLRGLAAAIIDDLHFYDLASSEVAVYLTGKYAPFGRPGGLPRFIDCYRSFELAAEAAAYIERLVEAGTAALIELKPLDERAVAVLVDGFKLPTGAGLSEALSRFTGGNPLFIVETVKSLYEAGKLSADSPAQALAPLPPSGRVSNLIRQRLERLSPQAGRLLWSAAVAGEDFDLELAAHLLDTAPLELSASWRELETRHILAGDRFSHDLLYETALTTIPAPVKALLHRRCAGYLEAHEANPARIAQHYVEAGDEPRAVPWLLKAAKEAEKAFQFTQATEFYERAANGLEARGDKQGAFEALEACAELLGRFDVGARSQAVLDKLQNLSQTPETQARVWVKQAEFYLLAKRFTEVERLARMGCDYAVTAGHLLLQAEFQQLLGVALLGQGRITEAIEPHQTFVALSERLDHKEASVAALANLGLLFDQLGRHREAVSLHRRADQALQDWGEKLWARPLLLRNAAASQLALGLVQDALHTLAESDLLLTKFGGGGTAQPKVLLTMSCCWQHLNRYRHALGCLERVRELDSHGIELEPMHRCFAALFTELGNFREAEAHVEAALSQPNLTHQKRSDALLLRAKLLASRQEDPGDTLRELDQLLRTAEQPSLSCKLWILQAPQLEPEAGYALACKALTASKRLELAGLQIAAEVRCAQALLDLDRADEALRHVQSSMVLLEACHPVDFYLGEVLFTHYRVLAALDDPTAPDHLRTCVNWVLGVADRDVPLEYRRSFLEDNPVNKAILGAARLAGLDVPAAWPS, from the coding sequence ATGACCACCTGGCAGTTGCGGGTGCTCGGCGAGGTCTGCCTCGAGGGAGAGGGCAAGCGGCTTGCCCTCGAGCGCAAGACGGCGGCGCTCTTGACCTATCTGGCGCTCGAGGGGCAGGCATCGCGGTCCAGGCTGGCCGGGCTCTTCTGGCCCGACCGGCCCGAAGACAAGGCCCGCGGCAACTTGAGGCAGTGTCTGCACCGCTTGCGTGCCGATACGGCTGAGCAGCTGGTGACGGGCGGCGACGTCTTGCAGCTCGGCGCCGCCGTCCAGGCGGACGCGGCGCGGTTCAAGGTGCTGATGTTTTCCGGCGCCAACCGCGAGGCCCTGGCGCTCTTCGGCGAACTCCTCGCCCCCTTCGACTACGACGACCTCCCGGACTTTGCCGACTGGCTTTTCGCCGAACGCGAAACGCTGCTGAAGCTGAGGCGGGAGGCCCTGAGCGGCGAGATGAGCCGCCTCGAGAGCCAGGGCGACGTTCAGGGCGCGCTCGGCCTCGCCGCCGCGCTCGTCGCCCAGGACCCGGTCTCGGAGGAGGCGCAGCGCCAACTCATGCGCCTGCACTACCTCTCGGGCGACCGCGCCGCCGCGCTCGCGGCCTTTGCGCGTTGCCGCGAGCTGCTGCGGCGCGAACTGGGCGTCGAGCCGCTGCCCGAGACGCTGCGGCTGGCCGATGAGATCGCGGCGGGCGGCCTGTTGCCCAAGCCGGTCGCCGGGGCGCGCCGGCCGATTCCGCTGGCGATCCAGCGGCCGCCCGTCCTGGCGGGCCGGGAAGAGGACTGGGAGAGGCTCGAGGAGGCCTGGGACGCGGGCCAGTTCATCTTTATCGCGGGCGAAGCGGGGCTGGGCAAGACCCGGCTGGCGCACGACTTCGCCGCGTCCAAAGGGCCTTACCTGCGCTTTTCCGGGCGCCCCGGCGACGCGGCCGTGCCCTATGCCGCCAACGCCCGCGCTTGGCGGCAGATCTTAGCGGCGCGACCCGAGCTAGGGCTCGAGCCCTGGCTGCGCGTCGAGCTGTCGCGGCTCCTGCCCGAGCTCGAGCAGGGCGAAGCGCCTCCGCCCCTGGCGAGCGAGACCGACAAGCTGCGCTTTTTCGACGCCCAAGGCGAGCTGCTCCTGTTGGGCTTGCGGGGTCTGGCCGCCGCCATCATCGACGACCTGCACTTTTACGATCTCGCCAGCAGCGAGGTCGCCGTCTACCTGACCGGCAAGTACGCACCCTTTGGACGGCCCGGCGGGCTGCCCCGCTTTATCGACTGTTACCGCAGCTTTGAACTCGCCGCTGAAGCCGCCGCCTATATCGAGCGGCTGGTCGAAGCGGGGACGGCCGCACTGATCGAGCTCAAGCCCCTCGACGAGCGGGCGGTCGCCGTCCTCGTCGACGGCTTCAAGCTCCCCACCGGCGCGGGGCTGAGCGAGGCCCTGAGCCGCTTTACCGGCGGCAACCCGCTCTTTATCGTCGAGACGGTCAAGAGCCTCTATGAAGCGGGCAAGCTGAGCGCCGACAGCCCCGCTCAGGCGCTCGCGCCGCTGCCCCCAAGCGGTCGGGTGAGCAACCTGATTCGCCAGCGCCTGGAGCGCCTCTCGCCCCAAGCCGGCAGGCTCCTGTGGAGCGCGGCGGTCGCCGGCGAGGACTTCGACCTCGAGCTGGCCGCCCACCTGCTGGACACCGCCCCCCTCGAGCTCTCCGCAAGCTGGCGGGAGCTGGAGACGCGCCATATCCTTGCGGGCGACAGGTTCAGCCACGACCTCCTCTACGAGACGGCGCTCACCACCATCCCGGCGCCCGTCAAAGCCCTGCTGCACCGCCGCTGCGCCGGGTATCTCGAGGCTCATGAGGCCAATCCTGCGCGCATTGCCCAGCACTATGTGGAAGCGGGAGATGAACCAAGAGCGGTACCGTGGCTCTTAAAGGCAGCCAAAGAGGCCGAAAAGGCCTTCCAGTTCACTCAAGCTACCGAATTCTACGAGCGGGCGGCGAACGGCCTCGAGGCTCGAGGAGATAAGCAGGGCGCCTTTGAGGCGTTAGAAGCTTGTGCCGAGTTGCTTGGCCGCTTTGACGTGGGCGCAAGGTCCCAGGCAGTACTCGACAAATTGCAAAACCTCAGTCAAACACCGGAAACGCAAGCCAGGGTATGGGTTAAGCAGGCCGAATTTTACCTGCTGGCGAAACGGTTTACCGAGGTAGAACGGCTTGCCCGCATGGGTTGCGATTACGCTGTCACCGCCGGGCACCTTTTGCTGCAAGCCGAGTTTCAGCAGTTGCTCGGTGTCGCCTTGCTCGGACAAGGTCGCATCACCGAAGCCATCGAGCCACATCAAACGTTCGTCGCCTTGAGCGAGCGGCTGGATCATAAAGAGGCTTCCGTTGCCGCTCTCGCGAACCTGGGTCTCCTTTTCGACCAGCTCGGCCGCCACCGCGAAGCCGTCTCCTTACATCGCCGCGCCGACCAAGCGCTTCAAGACTGGGGCGAAAAACTCTGGGCGCGGCCCCTGTTACTCAGAAATGCGGCTGCCAGCCAGCTCGCCTTGGGTCTCGTGCAAGACGCACTGCACACTCTCGCCGAGTCGGATCTTTTGCTCACGAAGTTCGGCGGCGGCGGCACAGCCCAACCCAAGGTGCTTTTGACCATGAGTTGCTGTTGGCAGCACCTCAACCGCTACAGACATGCCTTAGGCTGTCTGGAACGCGTTCGGGAACTGGACAGCCATGGAATCGAACTGGAACCGATGCACAGGTGCTTCGCCGCGCTGTTTACCGAGCTTGGCAACTTCCGTGAAGCAGAGGCTCACGTCGAGGCTGCCCTCAGTCAACCAAACCTGACGCACCAAAAGCGCAGTGACGCCCTCCTCCTCCGCGCCAAGCTGTTGGCAAGCCGACAAGAGGATCCCGGTGACACCTTAAGGGAGCTGGACCAGCTGTTACGCACGGCCGAGCAACCATCTCTCTCGTGCAAGCTGTGGATACTACAGGCTCCACAGCTTGAGCCGGAGGCGGGATATGCGCTTGCCTGCAAAGCGCTGACGGCCTCCAAGAGGCTCGAGCTCGCCGGTCTCCAGATTGCCGCCGAAGTCCGTTGCGCACAAGCCCTTCTTGACCTGGACAGAGCGGACGAAGCCCTTCGGCACGTGCAGTCAAGCATGGTTCTGCTGGAGGCTTGCCACCCCGTCGACTTTTACCTCGGCGAAGTGCTCTTCACCCACTACCGGGTCTTGGCCGCACTTGACGATCCCACGGCTCCCGACCACCTTCGAACGTGCGTGAACTGGGTCTTAGGCGTAGCTGACCGCGACGTCCCGCTCGAGTACCGTCGCAGCTTCCTGGAAGACAACCCGGTGAACAAGGCCATCCTGGGGGCTGCTCGCCTCGCCGGCCTCGACGTCCCCGCGGCCTGGCCTTCGTAG